Below is a genomic region from Candidatus Desulfatibia profunda.
GGCCTGATTCTGCCAGGCCGTACCGTAATGGCCGTAAAAATGAGCATACTTCTTCAGCTCCGGATACCCGTGGCAGGGAAGCATCTCGCCGTGGGTGTACACGTAAATGCCCTTGCCTTCGCTCTGTTTCAGAATCTTTTCCAGATCCTTTAAATCGTGCCCGGAAACCAGGATCGCCTTGCCCTTTTTGGCACCCAGGGGTACCGCTGTCGGTACGGGATGACCGTAGGTGCCGGTATTGGCAGCATCCAAGAGTTCCATGGCGCGCAGGTTGATCTCGCCGCATTTCAATACCAGACCGACGAGGTCATCGACACTCAAGTTTTTGTTCAAGGTCGCCGCCATGGCTTCATGAATGAATGCAAAGACCTTCTCATCGGTTTGCCCCAGAATGCGGGCGTGATCCGCATAAGCAGCAACGCCCTTTATCCCGAAGAGCAGAAGATGCTGAAGGGCGAGGATGTCCGCAGCCGCGTCCGGGTCCGACTTTAATCCCACCTTCTCGCCCTGGGCCACCAGGCCCTGCAGCGTAGTATCCGGCACGAAAGCAACAGCCGCTTCGGCATCATCGCTCTTTCCGCCGGCGGCAATCACTTTCTGCTTTAAAGCATCTCGCAGGTTGACACATTCGTTGACAAGCCGTACAAATCTGTCCGGATCAAAATCCACGTTGGTCAGCGTGGAAAAGATGGCTTCGCAGGTAAAGCGGTTGACATCGTTATCATTGATACCGACCTTGCGGCCTGCCACGGCCACCAGAGACAGCCCTTGTACCGCATGGATCAGCAGGTCCTGCAGGGCCGCAACTTCCGGTGTTTTTCCGCAGACACCGATCTTGGTACAGCCCTCGCCCTTTGCGGTCTGTTCACATTGATAACAAAACATAATGTTCCTCCTTTGGTTTGATGAGACCTATTTTAGTATTAAGCATTATATGTTGCTGTTGACACATTGTCTATCTCAAGCGCAGGGACTTCACCTTGACTTAAGTCAAAAAGGGATGATAATTTTGCCAGAAAGGAGTTTTTTATGAAAAAAAAATTGGATATCATCTCTGAAACGCCCCTTTTCGGCGGCCTTCCTGAGAACCAGCTCAGAGAAATTGAACAAATCGCCGTGGACAGGCTTTTCAGCAAAGGTGAAACCATTTTTTTTGAAGGCGATGACGGCAGCGGGTTTTACATTGTAGTCGACGGCAGGGTTAAGGTCTATAAGGTTTCAACGGAAGGCAAAGAACAGATTCTGCATATCTTCGGCCCCGGAGAACCGTTCGGAGAGGTTCCGGTCTTTACCGCAAAGCCCTTTCCGGCAAATGC
It encodes:
- the hcp gene encoding hydroxylamine reductase; this encodes MFCYQCEQTAKGEGCTKIGVCGKTPEVAALQDLLIHAVQGLSLVAVAGRKVGINDNDVNRFTCEAIFSTLTNVDFDPDRFVRLVNECVNLRDALKQKVIAAGGKSDDAEAAVAFVPDTTLQGLVAQGEKVGLKSDPDAAADILALQHLLLFGIKGVAAYADHARILGQTDEKVFAFIHEAMAATLNKNLSVDDLVGLVLKCGEINLRAMELLDAANTGTYGHPVPTAVPLGAKKGKAILVSGHDLKDLEKILKQSEGKGIYVYTHGEMLPCHGYPELKKYAHFYGHYGTAWQNQAREFAAFPGAILMTTNCIQKPKDLYKDNIFTTGLVGWPGVAHIADKNFAPVIEKALVLPGFAEDTETGSVMVGFGRNAVMGVAGTVIEAVKNKAIRHFFLVAGCDGAKPGRNYYTEFVEKVPADCVVLTLACGKFRFFDKKLGDIGGIPRLLDIGQCNDAYSAIQIAVALAGAFECGVNDLPLSMILSWYEQKACAILLTLLYLGIKDIRLGPSLPVFITPNILNFLVEKFNIMPIKTPDEDLKAILG